The Perca flavescens isolate YP-PL-M2 chromosome 23, PFLA_1.0, whole genome shotgun sequence genome has a window encoding:
- the upf2 gene encoding regulator of nonsense transcripts 2 isoform X1 translates to MPAERKRSVNMDEKDVCTFSNKEKEKDRDGERRPASARDKAKDEAKVSGKKDSGKEEKRKRLEEEKKKKEEKERRKKEEEEQKAEEEQKKKEEEEKRQQEEEERKLQEEEVKRQREEEAALLKEKEEGHQLHQEAWERNQCRKELRSKNQNAQEGRPEEAFFSRLDSSLKKNTAFVKKLRTLTEQQRDSLSNDFASLNLSKYIGEAVSSVVEAKLKISDVGCAVHLCSLFHQRYAEFAPLLLQAWKKHFEARKEDKAPNVSKLRTDLRFIAELTIVGLFTDKEGLSLIYEQLKNIIGTDRETHTHVSVVISFCKHCGDDIAGLLPRKVKLAAEKFGLGFPPSEIISTEKQQPFQNLLREYFTSLTKHLKKDHRELQNTERQNRRILHSKGELSEDRHKQYEEFATSYQKLLANTQSLADLLDENMPELPVDKTVQEEHGPGIDIFTPGKPGEYDLEGGIWEDEDARNFYENLVDLKAFVPAILFKDNEKSSQGKDKDEAKDGKEGKDAASTTEELELELEALDIADEPMELEGPDEAENEELAKKLLDEQEQEDEEANTGSHLKLIVDAFIQQLPNCVNRDLIDKAAMDFCMNMNTKSNRRKLVRALFTVPRQRLDLLPFYSRLVATLHPCMSDVAEDLCSMLKGDFRFHMRKKDQINIETKNKTVRFIGELAKFKMYSKTDTLHCLKMLLSDFTHHHIEMACTLLETCGRFLFRSPESHLRTSVLLEQMMRKKQAQHLDARYVTMVENAYYYCNPPPMEKTVKKKRPPLQEYIRKLLYKDLSKVTTEKVLRQMRKLPWHDPEVKSYLICCMVNIWNVKYNSIHCVANLLAGLVAYQEDVGIHVVDGVLEDIRLGMEVNQPKFNQRRISSAKFLGELYNYRMVESAVIFRTLFSFISFGINQDGSPSALDPPEHLFRIRLVCTLLDTCGQYFDRGSSKRKLDCFLIYFQRYIWWKKRIDVWTKDHPFPIDIDYMISDTLELLRPKMRLSCSLEEATKQVTDLEREVLYKLGLAMEKDGRSSTMSEGEVLDEEDDDGDDEEEGGAETEEQSGNESEMNEQEEDEGSENEDEEREEEEEENTDYLTDSNKENETDEENNEVTIRGGGLKHVACAEDEDFIQALDKMMLENLQQRSGETVKVHQLDVAIPLQLKSQLKKGGSREQCIGEADSDISDTMQFVMLTRKGNKQQYKILNVPLSSHLAANHFNQQQAEQEERMRMKKLTLDINERQEQEDYQEMMQSLAQRPAPANTNRERRPRYQHPKGAPNADLIFKTGGRRR, encoded by the exons ATGCCTGCTGAACGCAAGCGCTCCGTAAACATGGACGAGAAAGACGTTTGCACCTTCAGTAACAAGGAAAAAGAGAAGGACAGAGATGGCGAGAGAAGACCAGCGTCTGCCCGAGACAAAGCAAAAGATGAGGCCAAAGTGAGCGGTAAAAAAGACAGCGgcaaggaggagaagagaaagcgcctcgaggaggagaagaagaagaaagaggaaaaggagcgaagaaagaaagaggaggaagagcagaaagcggaggaggagcagaagaagaaagaggaggaggagaagagacagcaggaggaggaggagcggaAGCTTCAAGAGGAGGAGGTCAAAAGACAacgggaggaggaggcagctcTCCTCAA GGAAAAGGAGGAGGGACATCAGCTGCACCAGGAGGCCTGGGAACGCAATCAGTGCAGGAAGGAACTCCGCAGCAAGAACCAGAACGCCCAAGAGGGTCGGCCCGAAGAGGCCTTCTTCAGCCGACTGGACTCCAGCCTTAAAAAGAACACCGCCTTTGTCAAGAAGCTGCGTACACTCACCGAACAGCAACGAGACTCGCTCTCTAATGACTTTGCCTCACTGAACCTCAGCAAGTACATCGGCGAGGCCGTGAGCTCTGTCGTGGAGGCCAAGCTGAAGATCTCCGACGTCGGCTGCGCTGTCCATCTCTGCTCCCTCTTCCACCAGCGGTACGCTGAGTTCGCTCCGTTGCTGCTCCAGGCGTGGAAGAAGCACTTTGAAGCGAGGAAGGAGGACAAGGCGCCCAACGTGAGCAAGCTGCGCACAGACCTGCGCTTCATCGCCGAGCTCACCATCGTCGGCCTCTTTACCGACAAAGAAGGGCTTTCGCTGATTTACGAGCAGCTGAAGAACATTATCGGGACCGACCGGGAGACGCACACTCATGTGTCGGTGGTGATCAGCTTCTGTAAGCACTGTGGGGACGACATTGCTGGCCTGTTGCCCCGCAAGGTGAAACTAGCTGCCGAAAAGTTCGGTTTGGGCTTCCCTCCAAGCGAGATAATCAGCACGGAGAAACAGCAGCCCTTCCAGAACCTGCTACGGGAGTACTTCACATCACTCACCAAACACCTGAAGAAGGACCACCGGGAGCTGCAGAACACTGAGAGGCAGAACAG GCGTATCCTACATTCCAAAGGGGAGCTGAGTGAGGATAGACACAAGCAGTATGAAGAGTTTGCCACTTCCTACCAGAAGCTGCTGGCGAACACTCAGTCCCTGGCTGATCTGCTGGATGAAAACATGCCCGAGCTGCCCGTGGACAAGACCGTGCAGGAAG AGCACGGCCCCGGCATTGACATTTTCACCCCTGGAAAGCCTGGAGAGTATGACCTGGAGGGAGGGATCTGGGAAGATGAAGACGCTCGTAACTTCTACGAGAACTTGGTGGACCTGAAGGCCTTCGTCCCTGCCATCCTCTTCAAGGACAACGAGAAGAGCAGCCAAGGCAAAGACAAGGACGAAGCCAAAG ATGGCAAAGAGGGGAAAGACGCGGCCAGCACCACAGAGGAactggagctggagctggaggCTCTGGACATCGCAGATGAACCTATGGAACTGGAGGGACCAGACGAGGCAGAGAATGAAGAACTGGCCAAAAAACTGCTGGATGAGCAAG AACAAGAGGATGAAGAGGCCAACACAGGGTCCCATTTGAAGCTAATCGTGGATGCCTTCATCCAACAGCTCCCCAACTGTGTCAACAGAGACCTCATAGACAAG GCTGCCATGGACTTCTGCATGAACATGAACACCAAATCCAACAGGAGGAAGCTCGTCCGAGCCCTCTTCACTGTCCCCAGGCAGAG GTTGGATCTTCTGCCCTTCTACTCTCGCCTGGTGGCAACCCTTCATCCCTGCATGTCAGACGTGGCTGAGGACCTTTGCTCCATGCTGAAGGGAGACTTCAGGTTTCAT ATGCGGAAGAAGGACCAAATCAACAttgagacaaaaaacaaaacggtCAGATTTATCGGGGAACTGGCCAAATTCAAAATGTACTCAAAAACGGACACGCTTCATTGTCTCAAG ATGCTGCTGTCTGATTTCACTCATCACCATATAGAGATGGCCTGCACACTGCTGGAGACCTGCGGCCGCTTCCTCTTCAGATCCCCCGAATCTCACCTGCGTACCAGCGTCTTGCTG GAGCAAATGATGCGTAAAAAGCAGGCCCAGCATCTGGACGCCCGCTATGTCACGATGGTGGAGAACGCCTACTACTACTGCAACCCCCCACCCATGGAGAAGACGGTAAAGAAGAAGAGGCCCCCGCTGCAGGAGTACATCCGCAAGCTGCTCTACAAGGACCTGTCCAAGGTCACCACGGAGAAGGTGCTGAGGCAGATGCGCAAGCTGCCCTGGCACGACCCCGAGGTCAAGAGCTACCTGATCTGCTGCATGGTCAACATCTGGAACGTCAAGTACAACAGCATCCACTGTGTGGCCAACCTGCTGGCCGGCCTGGTGGCCTACCAGGAGGACGTGGGCATCCATGTGGTGGACGGAGTGCTGGAGGACATCCGGCTAGGCATGGAG GTCAACCAGCCCAAGTTTAACCAGCGGCGGATCAGCAGCGCCAAGTTCCTGGGCGAGCTCTACAACTACCGCATGGTGGAGTCGGCTGTCATTTTCCGCACCCTCTTTTCCTTCATCTCCTTTGGGATCAATCAAGACGGTAGCCCCAGTGCGCTGGACCCTCCGGAGCACCTGTTCCGCATCCGCCTGGTCTGCACTTTGCTGGATACCTGCGGCCAGTACTTTGACCGAGGCTCCAGCAAGAGGAAGCTGGACTGTTTCCTCATCTACTTCCAG CGGTACATCTGGTGGAAAAAGAGAATTGATGTTTGGACCAAGGACCACCCGTTCCCCATCGACATTGACTACATGATCAGCGACACCCTAGAGCTGCTCAGGCCCAAGATGAGGCTCAGCTGCTCCTTGGAGGAAGCCACCAAACAGGTCACCGACCTGGAGAGGGAGGTGCTCTACAAACTAG GTCTTGCCATGGAGAAGGACGGTCGCTCCAGTACCATGAGCGAAGGCGAGGTTCTCGACGAGGAAGATGATGATGGCGATGACGAAGAAGAGGGAGGTGCAGAGACTGAGGAGCAGTCGGGCAACGAGAGTGAAATGAACGAACAGGAAGAGGAT GAAGGGTCAGAGAACGAAGAcgaggagagggaggaagaggaagaagagaacaCCGACTACCTGACTGACTCCAATAAAGAAAATGAGACGGATGAGGAGAACAAT GAGGTGACCATCCGCGGCGGTGGACTGAAGCACGTGGCCTGTGCCGAGGATGAGGACTTCATTCAGGCTCTGGATAAGATGATGCTGGAGAACCTGCAG CAGCGCAGCGGCGAGACGGTGAAGGTGCACCAGCTGGACGTGGCCATTCCACTGCAGCTGAAGAGTCAGCTGAAGAAGGGGGGCTCCAGAGAGCAGTGCATCGGGGAGGCGGACTCGGACATCTCCGACACCATGCAGTTCGTCATGCTGACACGCAAGGGCAACAAGCAGCAG TATAAGATCCTGAACGTGCCTCTGTCATCCCACCTGGCGGCGAACCACTTCAACCAGCAGCAAGCCGAACAGGAGGAGCGCATGAGGATGAAGAAGCTCACCCTGGACATCAATGAGAGACAGGAGCAGGAGGACTACCAGG agATGATGCAGTCCCTCGCACAGCGTCCGGCTCCGGCCAACACCAACCGGGAGCGCCGGCCTCGCTACCAGCACCCGAAAGGCGCTCCCAACGCCGACCTCATCTTCAAGACCGGAGGAAG GAGACGCTGA